The Gammaproteobacteria bacterium nucleotide sequence TGACCCCATCCCTGGCCCAGTGGGTGGCAAGGTACTTCGTCAAATTGATCAAAGCGGCCTTCGATGCCCCGTAGGCGGGCGGTTTCAAAAAGGGCGGATCACAGGAAAGGTGATCGTAATAACGCGCATCCGGCGACACGCCGGCATAGAGCGAGCCGATATTGACGATACTGCCGCCGCCCTGCTCCACCATTTGAGCGCCAAATATCTGCGCCGTTTGAAAGGCCGCGCCAACGTTGACCGCGAACACGTCCTCAAACTGACGCTGGGGAATATCCTGCAAACGATGGGTTTTCACCTCCCCGGGGGGCTGGTCGATGCCGGCGTTGTTCACCAGCACATCCACCCGTCCCAACGCATCGCAACACCGGCGGCAAACGTCTTGCAACGCGGCCCTGTCACGCACATCCGCCGCGAAAAACAGCAGGCGGTCCCTGCCATACGTCCGTTCCATCTCATGCCAGTTCGCCGCCGGCCCGGCACCCGGCCGATCCAGCCCGAGCACCACAGCGCCCGCATCCAGCAGCGCCCGCGTCCACACCGGCCCCAGCTTTCCATACGCGCCGGTGACCACCGCCACGCGACTGTCGAGCCTGAACAGGGGATGAACGGCGCTA carries:
- a CDS encoding SDR family oxidoreductase, with translation MNSAVHPLFRLDSRVAVVTGAYGKLGPVWTRALLDAGAVVLGLDRPGAGPAANWHEMERTYGRDRLLFFAADVRDRAALQDVCRRCCDALGRVDVLVNNAGIDQPPGEVKTHRLQDIPQRQFEDVFAVNVGAAFQTAQIFGAQMVEQGGGSIVNIGSLYAGVSPDARYYDHLSCDPPFLKPPAYGASKAALINLTKYLATHWARDGVRVNALSPGGVSGGQDEQFKAKFTARVPLGRMAEERDLIGPLLFLASDASAYVTGTELKVDGGYTAW